The Dreissena polymorpha isolate Duluth1 chromosome 8, UMN_Dpol_1.0, whole genome shotgun sequence genome includes the window catataatatatattttagagcatggtaaatgttcagtattactgtttccccacAATTATCATagctacaacgaacatttgcgaatctgaaataaaaaaaaaatattttgtcaatttaccaaaacgtgaaaagatccatttaatatgttatgtgttttaaGCAAAATCAAATTGTAAGGAATATAGAAACAAATCGTGTCGATAGGATATACGGGTGTTTTGGAAATGTTAAATGTGAATCCGTAGACAAATGTATCATCATAAACATTCATAACGATTTTCGAAGATAATCGAAGGGCTGATTGCATCTCTGTTGTGTAGACGGACGGCACGGTAATATCAAAATTGTATGTACCCCCATCTTCtattgtcaaaatcaaagtgaCTTCGCTTTTTGTTCAACACCACCGGGCGTTAAAGTGTTACATATATATAGGGAAACGAAACGCATTTATGTTTTACCTGAAACATCCTATTTTCTACAGTTTCAAAATCATAGTAGTCGTCATCATTATTATTGTAGTTGGCATTGTTagacatcattatcatcatcaaacttatcatcatcaacattatcagcatcattattgctataattatcatcattaccCTCATAATTAAAATCAACATCATTTTCCTGATCAAAAGTTATCCATATTGCATTAATCCATTGATACCAAATTCATTCTGATCATGGACATATAAGGAATACGTATCTGCAATTATGGAATTAATGCTTTGAACCAATTGGATTTATAATCTCATAACGAATATGCATTTATCGTTTATAATGGTTCGACAACAGGCGATTTATTTTTGGCGAGCCTTACATGCTGATAAAGAAATCACGATAATATGATGCGAATATATGGTACATAGGATAATTGCGCTTTATATTGaggactaaaaatagattaacgCATTAGAAATAAACATGTATGTCATTCAGAAAATCTAAACTAATTTGTCTTGCTACTTTCTGTATttaagcatttaaacttagagccgaaaaaTATAGAGAATGTTGTTTCCTCAGATTTGCAAGTTTGTATGATATTTAACTGCATAATTGTGTTCAATCGATTACGGATGTTGAACATCCacttaactttatttaaaagaaatagtgAAGAGCCTTCTCTTACATTCTCACAAAAACCATATATTggtaaaatgcataaacaaaattgttgttaatTTGACGCAGGTGCATGTAATattgctttattgttattttgaggATGAGCTGTATATGTCtaagtcgtaaataaacttttctgttcgGTCATGTGTCCGATGTCTATGCATCTACCAGATATTTGATTACTATACGTTAACAACACAATCACAGACCAAACTTCGGTCgtgacatttttattttcatacgtTAGATTTATTAGGAATGTTTAAATTTAACCTTAACCTTAAATATAGAAAAGATGTTTAATGGGAATCATAATATACACGAACTTAACGGTGTGAATATAATAGTCTACAATTTTAAGTTCCGTTTGTTGATATATGTCATTCTATGGACACTTCTTGTTGCAAAATATAAGATGTTatgaaattgtgtttatatgACACACTCATGTTTAAGACATTACGATTATGTATgtatgctgactgcacaggcgtATCTGAAACGAacattaacgcacatgcattaaaccttattttcacagagcacgaccagTTTGTTACTTGAAATAGTGCGTCTCAATTGGTGCTGAAAAACATCAGCTGAAAATCCTATCTTGACCATGATGATTCGCTTTTCCGATCAGAAAACTGTTTGTGCATGAGTTATATTAAGCTGGCATTAAAATGCACGATCCACCGAACCAATATAAGCAAGAGTTCCGCgatcggagacatatgccccccaacagaactttgacctagtgaccccaatttcaatatgggacatctactgtccaaggcaaatgcacatgtgactTATCacgccaatcggtcaattcgttgacgagttattgatcggaaacaattttcatacttattgtgacagtgacctttgaccgagtgacccatTTTTCAATAatggtcatcttctgtccaaggccaatgcacatgggaagtatcatgCCGATCGGTCAattagttgacgagttattgatcggaaacaaactggtagacagacagaccgaccgacatccagcaacacaatataccctctcttcttaaaagggggcataaaaaaggtatAAAATAATTCGAATTGGTGGAAAACATGCGATTATGAAAAAGGCCCACCGGAAAATAAGAACACCGAAATATCATTAAGCCCTTAAGTGTTtgactgtgtttttttttcagaaaccaTGTGATTTTAAGATGTTTGTGAACATAATTTCGTGTTTCTTTGAAATGGTataacttaaaaacaatatcaagaAAAAGCTCTTGAAAGATGCTGAATAAAATTTGCTTTTTGATGTCTGTGCGTCATGCAAAGATCGGCTACTTTGGACTCAACTTTACAAAACGACAGGCATTTAAAGCATCGGTAGAGCCCACTGTACTCTAGTTAACAACAAGAAAACAAGAAACACAGTAACTCATCGTTTTCATTATAATACATAAGAATAACAAAGTGTACATGCATCAATTTTTGTATATCACTAATCACATTAATATTTAAAGTACTTAACGACATTAATTTACATGCACAGTTCTTTAGGAGGAGGTCTTGTTGGAATCAAACCAACAGTAAACGTTTGTGCTTCAAACTGTTCCCTCTCCACAGTCGTCAGTTGATCGATAGAGGTGTACACACTATTCAGAGTATTATCAGCAGACTGAGGTGAGGCACCACGCTGCACAGTGGAACCGGACCCTATGGTCGGCAGGGCATTACTACTGGAACGTAAAACTGTTGCCTCATTCCCAGCGGCTTTATTTGTGGCAACCATGCTAGTGCTGTCCATGTTTGGATCTGCGGAGCCAAAAAGAGATTTACGGGAGGTTTCAGGGGCGGGCTGGACTGGATTACCAAACAAGCCTCCTTGCTGTGATGTACTCTGTCCAAATGTAGGCTGTGCTGTCTGCCCAAACACAGACTGGTTTGCCTGAGCTGTCTGTCCAAAAAGAGAAGtgttggcctgtgcagtctgcccgaACAATGATGATACACCAGTCTGGCCAAATGAGCCTGTCGATTGATCTGAACCAGTCTGTCCAAACAAAGATGCACCAGCAGTTTGTCCAACCATAGGTTGTGAACTAAAACCAGTCTGTGAACCAGTCTGACCAAATAATGACTGTGATCCAGTCTGACCAAATGCAGTTGATGACCCTGACTTGCCAAACAATCCTTCTGAAGCTGCTGAACTTGCACCAGTCTGGCCGAAAAGTCCACCAGATAGGTTCCCGGCTGAACTCTTGCCAAAAAGTCCCCCAGACTGGTTTCCAGTTGCACTCTGACCAAAAAGTCCCCCAGACAGGTTTCCAGTTGCACTCTGACCAAAAAGTCCCCCAGACTGGTTTCCAGTTGCACTCTGACTAAAAAGTCCCCCAGACTGGTTTCCAGTTGCAGTCTGTCCAAACAGACTGTTTTCTAAGCTTTGCCCAAATGGTCCAGAACTAGATGAGCTGCCTCCAAACAAGCTTCCTTTGTCAGAgtctataattaaaaaaaaagaaaattttagTTTCCAACAAGTTGCCTATTGAGTACAGCTGATTGTCAGGAATAATGGATGTAATTAAACAACTGCATTTTACATCTACTCTTGATCTTGAAATGGACACAGGACTTACTTGCCTGCAACACTTCTTCGCCACATACTGAACCTAAATGATTAAGCTGTATTCTAGACACACTGCATTAATctcaaatttgacctttaaatttGAAGAGTGACCAATGGGCAAGGGACATAATTCTGTTATGCCACATAACTTCtacagattttaaacatttgtgGACAGTTGTTTTTTCCAATTGCATCAGGAATGTTTAAGTTATTTTCCAGACAAGAGTGACTTGATGTTTGACGGAAGGAGACAACTGTTACATGCAACAAACATTTTTTACATGCTTAACATctgttgtaatttattttaaaatcgcaTGAAAATTAAAGAAGGTAAAGTCCTGACAAGCTTCCTTTTTCGCtaaatattatctttaaaatttaagtctgaccttgacctttgaaataaaaaaaagatgaatGCTACCGGCAGCAGGACTTTACCTCATGGTTGACATTTGTGGTATCTTAGCTAAGTTGCATGATGAATGACGAGGTAACAGTCCTGATAAGCCATATTATGTCTAAGTTTGAACTTTGACatttaagtgtgacattgactgTATAGGTAAGGAGACACTTCAAGCTTTCTTCTTATGATCAACATTTAAGGTTAGagatttcaaagattttttttgtgGTCAAATTGGGGAAATATCAGGCCGCACCAATTGGGAAAATTAAGCTTACCAAATCATAAAACTAGGGAAATTTGTGTTATGAAATCTTCATATTGGGAGTAAACAGGTCTCTTTGATTACATGGTACTAAATTGAACAAATCAATGATAATACTCTTTAAGAGAATGCGCTTTTGGAACCAAAGAGACACAAATTTCCATTattttggtaatttttttttagaacgcAATtggaaatttgtgttttttttctcacttGGGAAAGTGCCTTTTCGAGGTATTgtgtaaataacaaaaaaatgccGGATTTTACTTAGACTGTATAATTGTGAAAGCTATATGGAGTTTTTTTGCATTATACAGGCTGAacaaaaaataatgaatacaatGTGCTTCAAACCATGTATAATTCAGGCATAACTGAGAATAAATCAATCAACAATCGTCATTCTAAAGAAGTAATACACACACTTACCACTGAACAAGGATACCAGGTTTCCCTGCCTGAAAATATAGCAGCAATAGTCTATAACACAgtgtattttaacccatttatgccaagcgtctagaaaaaagacctttgcaaacagcgtagacccagatgagccgctgcatgatgcggcatcccatcaaggtctgcgctgtttgcttaaaggaatttcagtaagaaatattctaagtatagaaataaatatactagacatccctaattttggaaataaattgatccaatttaaaaggatgggatagtccactaggcataaatgggttaaagaatgGCAATTACATCAAAACCAGGACTAAACAACTTCATAACATGATctaacatcataaaacacaaatcacTTAGTTCAACCAGTATAGACATTTACAAGAACAAATGCTCTCGTATTTTCTTCTGTAAAAATACGACCATGTTACAATATTGACAAACAATTATCGAAAACAACTTGACAAATCATGTAGTTTCTAATGTGTTGTTGAAGCCTTTTCCACTTaagagcaaagtgaaaatggctatgtgaaaaaaacataaaaccagaacagccagcaagcaactcgcagtctgttcaggttttatgctgtttgctgctcatcagtatctaagggtaggaaatgaagccttataaacttgaatctagtaagaaaagtctaaattacatttaactttctaagggactacaaatgcatgaaaatacatatttaagtggtaaaaagttaatgcaaaaaacaattcatGCGATGGCATCTGTCAAAGATGAACTCGGAAGGAGTATTATTATTAAGAATAATATTTCAAGCACAATGAGTAACCTAATGAGTCTTAAGGTATAGTTATCAATACAATCTCACATATTTAATCAGAGCTTGTGCTGCATTTTGCCTTATTAGCCAATTGCTACAAATAAGtaaatttggctcaagaaattTCCAGGGTTTTTATCATAATCTCctataacatatttaaaataataagaattcaGACGTAACAAGGTAAATTTGGCTTCAATTATGTTTACCCAGCGGGAGCCCTGATTTAAGTGAAACATTTTGAGTGAAGATTCCATTATAAAATACTACAAACTCTTAAACGGTCAAGGACAGTGTACTTTCCAATTTCTATTTAAAAGATTGCATTTAAAAAGCttttatgtacataattgacAGAAGTTCATACCCGATTGCCTTCTTCCGGCTGTCTTCAATGAAAAAAGTCTGAAAATAACGCATACAGTTATGAGTCATGTAAAATGATTTGATACCAGTGTTTGCAGTAAAAAAAGTAAGCAACAATTGGAAAACGTAT containing:
- the LOC127841888 gene encoding uncharacterized protein LOC127841888 isoform X2; this encodes MGVCRFFLNGYCKFGSNCFNDHPSGGNQGYSVTAQRQLFGGGGGGNSRGGGRGGGGSGGGGYQNPQGNPYRWNAKDAQPRTSSSSTQQMAAGDIVKGLATEVTSMWDIGKMWPFSCMGFEKDMPSLPGLTDISMEELRYEAYEALKQGNIQPYLQKLESSYNEVLALRKELKSPNMTLKQSLTFFIEDSRKKAIGQGNLVSLFSDSDKGSLFGGSSSSSGPFGQSLENSLFGQTATGNQSGGLFSQSATGNQSGGLFGQSATGNQSGGLFGKSSAGNLSGGLFGQTGASSAASEGLFGKSGSSTAFGQTGSQSLFGQTGSQTGFSSQPMVGQTAGASLFGQTGSDQSTGSFGQTGVSSLFGQTAQANTSLFGQTAQANQSVFGQTAQPTFGQSTSQQGGLFGNPVQPAPETSRKSLFGSADPNMDSTSMVATNKAAGNEATVLRSSSNALPTIGSGSTVQRGASPQSADNTLNSVYTSIDQLTTVEREQFEAQTFTVGLIPTRPPPKELCM
- the LOC127841888 gene encoding uncharacterized protein LOC127841888 isoform X1 encodes the protein MGVCRFFLNGYCKFGSNCFNDHPSGGNQGYSVTAQRQLFGGGGGGNSRGGGRGGGGSGGGGYQNPQGNPYRWNAKDAQPRTSSSSTQQMAAGDIVKGLATEVTSMWDIGKMWPFSCMGFEKDMPSLPGLTDISMEELRYEAYEALKQGNIQPYLQKLESSYNEVLALRKELKSPNMTLKQSLTFFIEDSRKKAIGQGNLVSLFSDSDKGSLFGGSSSSSGPFGQSLENSLFGQTATGNQSGGLFSQSATGNQSGGLFGQSATGNLSGGLFGQSATGNQSGGLFGKSSAGNLSGGLFGQTGASSAASEGLFGKSGSSTAFGQTGSQSLFGQTGSQTGFSSQPMVGQTAGASLFGQTGSDQSTGSFGQTGVSSLFGQTAQANTSLFGQTAQANQSVFGQTAQPTFGQSTSQQGGLFGNPVQPAPETSRKSLFGSADPNMDSTSMVATNKAAGNEATVLRSSSNALPTIGSGSTVQRGASPQSADNTLNSVYTSIDQLTTVEREQFEAQTFTVGLIPTRPPPKELCM